From one Thunnus maccoyii chromosome 6, fThuMac1.1, whole genome shotgun sequence genomic stretch:
- the LOC121899427 gene encoding serine/threonine-protein kinase pim-1-like: protein MNKDSAKPCQSPTVRRRKINSSQTQQCPQAAKDCRTRARKRKASPDKETPKKRKRVSKAEPCTGSEEGVGVKRGKRKVEEHGEGPSQKKRKSFDPHLDDKESASTSTDTRSLLQIFWSYLSNLSVSKFFFSSSHNNGESSSSNPLEGCSTSLAPRGVKRRATADGEGPTRKKKRNLDLEETKEDSTSSVEARRAEFEAKYEEGNQLGEGGCGSVFAGYRKADNLPVAIKHIQNDKVYCKEVDKNGKQLSVEVAVMLKLGMTGSAASLLDWYDLDEELILVLERPVPSVDLFDYNEANGGCLKEEEAKIILKQLLDATIELQDKNIFHRDIKTENILIETGADVPRVRLIDFGLSCFFKRRSPCRVFYGTSCFAPPEWYSRHAYSAGPTTVWQLGIVLHEILHRKSFRTREFKDNKPKISNKLSKECQDFLQKCLNKVPERRPTLDQLQHHPWLR from the exons ATGAACAAAGACTCCGCAAAACCTTGTCAATCTCCAACTGTTAGGAGAAGAA AGATTAATAGCAGCCAGACACAACAATGTCCACAGGCTGCAAAGGATTGCAGGACAAGGGCCAGGAAAAGAAAGGCCAGTCCTGACAAGGAGACCCCCAAGAAGAGGAAAAGGGTCTCTAAAGCCGAACCTTGTACCGGCTCAGAAGAAGGTGTCGGTGTGAaaagagggaagaggaaagTCGAAGAACACGGAGAGGGACcatcacagaagaagaggaaaagctTTGACCCTCACCTGGATGACAAGGAGTCCGCGTCCACCTCAACGGACACTCGAAGCTTATTGCAGATATTTTGGTCTTATTTGTCCAATTTATCTGTCtctaagttttttttctcttcatcccACAACAATGGAG agagcagcagcagcaacccaTTAGAGGGGTGCAGTACATCTCTGGCCCCGAGAGGTGTTAAGAGGAGAGCCACTGCTGATGGAGAAGGACCAaccaggaagaagaagaggaatcTTGACTTGGAAGAGACCAAGGAGGACTCCACCTCCTCAGTAGAGGCCCGCAGAG CTGAGTTTGAGGCCAAATATGAAGAGGGGAACCAGCTTGGTGAAGGAGGATGTGGATCTGTGTTTGCCGGCTACCGCAAAGCAGATAATTTACCA GTAGCCATTAAACACATCCAAAACGACAAAGTGTACTGCAAAGAAGTG GATAAGAATGGGAAACAGCTCTCTGTGGAGGTCGCCGTGATGTTAAAACTCGGTATGACTGGATCAGCTGCGTCCCTGCTGGACTGGTATGATCTGGACGAGGAGCTCATATTGGTCCTGGAGAGACCAGTCCCCTCTGTAGACCTCTTCGACTACAATGAGGCCAACGGAGGATGCTTAAAAGAGGAGGAGGCCAAG ATCATATTGAAACAGCTGCTGGACGCTACAATAGAACTTCAggataaaaacatctttcaccGAGACATCAAGACGGAAAACATCCTGATCGAGACCGGCGCTGACGTCCCTCGTGTCCGTCTCATTGACTTTGGCTTGAGCTGCTTCTTTAAGAGAAGATCGCCGTGCCGCGTCTTTTACG GTACCTCATGTTTCGCCCCCCCGGAGTGGTACAGTCGTCATGCCTACAGTGCCGGCCCCACAACAGTTTGGCAGCTGGGAATAGTCCTGCATGAAATACTGCACAGGAAATCATTTAGGACCAGAGAGTTCAAGGACAACAAGCCAAAAATCAGCAACAAGCTGTCCAAAG aATGCCAGGATTTCTTGCAGAAATGTCTGAACAAAGTTCCCGAGCGGCGACCCACACTTGACCAACTACAGCACCACCCATGGCTCAGATAA
- the LOC121899430 gene encoding serine/threonine-protein kinase pim-1-like yields MNKESAKPCQSPTVRRRKINSSQTQQCPQAAKDGRTRARKRKASPDKETPKKRKRVSKAEPCNGSEEGVGVKRGKRKVEEHGEGPSQKKRKSFDPHLDDKESASTSTDSRSLLQIFWSYLSNLSVSKFFFPSSHNNGESSSSNPLEGCSTSLAPRGVKRRATADGEGPTRKKKRSLEEIKEDSTSSVEARRAEFEAKYEEGNQLGEGGCGSVFAGYRKADNLPVAIKHVQNDKVYCKEVDKNGKQLSVEVAVMLKLGMTESAVSLLDWYDLDEELILVLERPVPSVDLFDYNEANGGCLKEEEAKIILKQLLDATIELQDKNIFHRDIKTENILIETGADVPRVRLIDFGLSCFFKRRSPCRVFYGTSCFAPPEWYSRHAYSAGPTTVWQLGIVLHEILHRKSFRTREFQDNKPKISNKLSKECQDFLQKCLNKVPERRPTLDQLQHHPWLR; encoded by the exons ATGAACAAAGAATCCGCAAAACCTTGTCAATCTCCAACTGTTAGGAGAAGAA AGATTAATAGCAGCCAGACACAACAATGTCCACAGGCTGCAAAGGATGGCAGGACCAGGGCCAGGAAAAGAAAGGCCAGTCCTGACAAGGAGACCCCCAAGAAGAGGAAAAGGGTCTCTAAAGCCGAACCTTGTAACGGCTCAGAAGAAGGTGTCGGtgtgaaaagaggaaagaggaaagtcGAAGAACACGGAGAGGGACcatcacagaagaagaggaaaagctTTGACCCTCACCTGGATGACAAGGAGTCCGCGTCCACCTCAACGGACTCTCGAAGCTTATTGCAGATATTTTGGTCTTATTTGTCCAATTTATCTGTCtctaagttttttttcccttcatccCACAACAATGGAG agagcagcagcagcaacccaTTAGAGGGGTGCAGTACATCTCTGGCCCCGAGAGGCGTTAAGAGGAGAGCCACTGCTGATGGAGAAGGACCAaccaggaagaagaagaggagcttGGAAGAGATCAAGGAGGACTCCACCTCCTCAGTAGAGGCCCGCAGAG CTGAGTTTGAGGCCAAATATGAAGAGGGGAACCAGCTTGGTGAAGGAGGCTGTGGATCTGTGTTTGCCGGCTACCGCAAAGCAGATAATTTACCA GTAGCCATTAAACATGTCCAAAACGACAAAGTGTACTGCAAAGAAGTG GATAAGAATGGGAAACAGCTCTCTGTGGAGGTCGCCGTGATGTTAAAACTCGGTATGACTGAATCAGCTGTATCTCTGCTGGACTGGTACGATCTGGACGAGGAGCTCATATTGGTCCTGGAGAGACCAGTCCCCTCTGTAGACCTCTTCGACTACAATGAGGCCAACGGAGGATGCTTAAAAGAGGAGGAAGCCAAG ATCATATTGAAACAGCTGCTGGACGCTACAATAGAACTCCAggataaaaacatctttcaccGAGACATCAAGACGGAAAACATCCTGATCGAGACCGGCGCTGACGTCCCACGTGTCCGTCTCATTGACTTTGGCTTGAGCTGCTTCTTTAAGAGAAGATCGCCGTGCCGCGTCTTTTACG GTACCTCATGTTTCGCCCCCCCAGAGTGGTACAGTCGTCATGCCTACAGTGCCGGCCCCACAACAGTTTGGCAGCTGGGAATAGTCCTGCATGAAATACTGCACAGGAAATCATTTAGGACCAGAGAGTTCCAGGACAACAAGCCAAAAATCAGCAACAAGCTGTCCAAAG aATGCCAGGATTTCTTGCAGAAATGTCTGAACAAAGTTCCCGAGCGGCGACCCACACTTGACCAACTACAGCACCACCCATGGCTCAGATAA